In Cydia pomonella isolate Wapato2018A chromosome 27, ilCydPomo1, whole genome shotgun sequence, a single genomic region encodes these proteins:
- the LOC133532758 gene encoding uncharacterized protein LOC133532758 isoform X2: MWPLILLGLVATTSCLPLEEKEDPTPTTESIEQIQKTIKVVSYIQNFKNVMADYVNSQYNLTVHDMEKIKQTLEEFLISFANDLRETVEEQQKNVTFEKEREKIQDGVPDATFKEIRDRIMTEFPDIKEETADVIVYKLRKNLYETRQKIDYVIKTSSEREFEYAIA; the protein is encoded by the exons ATGT GGCCACTAATATTGCTGGGACTAGTAGCGACCACATCATGCCTGCCActagaagaaaaagaagaccCAACACCGACCACAGAGAGCATAGAGCAAATCCAAAAAACCATAAAGGTAGTCtcttacatacaaaacttcaaAAACGTAATGGCTGACTACGTCAACTCTCAATACAACCTAACTGTACACGATATGGAGAAAATAAAGCAAACCCTAGAAGAATTTCTAATCAGTTTCGCGAACGATCTTCGAGAAACAGTTGAAGAGCAACAGAAAAATGTGACGTTTGAAAAAGAGCGCGaaaaaattcaagatggcgTCCCGGATGCGACTTTCAAGGAAATAAGAGATAGGATTATGACAGAGTTTCCAGATATCAAGGAAGAAACTGCTGATGTAATTGTTTATAAATTGAGAAAGAATTTATATGAGACGCGGCAGAAGATTGATTATGTTATTAAGACGTCTTCTGAGAGGGAATTCGAATATGCCATAGCTTAG
- the LOC133532758 gene encoding uncharacterized protein LOC133532758 isoform X1: MFAIFLTGFKISKGGGYQFGPLILLGLVATTSCLPLEEKEDPTPTTESIEQIQKTIKVVSYIQNFKNVMADYVNSQYNLTVHDMEKIKQTLEEFLISFANDLRETVEEQQKNVTFEKEREKIQDGVPDATFKEIRDRIMTEFPDIKEETADVIVYKLRKNLYETRQKIDYVIKTSSEREFEYAIA, translated from the exons atgttcgctatattTTTAACCGGCtttaagatttcaaaaggaggaggttatcaattcg GGCCACTAATATTGCTGGGACTAGTAGCGACCACATCATGCCTGCCActagaagaaaaagaagaccCAACACCGACCACAGAGAGCATAGAGCAAATCCAAAAAACCATAAAGGTAGTCtcttacatacaaaacttcaaAAACGTAATGGCTGACTACGTCAACTCTCAATACAACCTAACTGTACACGATATGGAGAAAATAAAGCAAACCCTAGAAGAATTTCTAATCAGTTTCGCGAACGATCTTCGAGAAACAGTTGAAGAGCAACAGAAAAATGTGACGTTTGAAAAAGAGCGCGaaaaaattcaagatggcgTCCCGGATGCGACTTTCAAGGAAATAAGAGATAGGATTATGACAGAGTTTCCAGATATCAAGGAAGAAACTGCTGATGTAATTGTTTATAAATTGAGAAAGAATTTATATGAGACGCGGCAGAAGATTGATTATGTTATTAAGACGTCTTCTGAGAGGGAATTCGAATATGCCATAGCTTAG